The proteins below come from a single Thunnus thynnus chromosome 10, fThuThy2.1, whole genome shotgun sequence genomic window:
- the pou3f1 gene encoding POU domain, class 3, transcription factor 1: MATTAQYIPRNNSLPSNPLMHPDSDRMHQGTTYREVQKMMHHEYLQGLAATNTGHPMSLTHHQWLPTSNTDWSSGTHIGQQEHKATVQATREDLSSGFHHRSHLVHQQTQSSHHGSWAPTTTHHLSPLSPASNGHQSLVYSQPGYTNLNAMLSPQPGSLHHGMRDPLHDDSGSHDNQMESPQQAFSHHQDHSDEDAPSSDDLEQFAKQFKQRRIKLGFTQADVGLALGTLYGNVFSQTTICRFEALQLSFKNMCKLKPLLNKWLEETDSNTGSPTNLDKIAAQGRKRKKRTSIEVGVKGALENHFLKCPKPSAHEISTLAGTLQLEKEVVRVWFCNRRQKEKRMTPVGVPHPNMEDVYSQAETPPLHRTLQSPVQ, from the coding sequence ATGGCGACAACAGCTCAGTATATTCCGAGGAATAACTCCTTACCGTCCAACCCGCTCATGCATCCGGATTCGGATAGGATGCACCAGGGGACGACCTACAGAGAAGTGCAGAAAATGATGCACCACGAGTACTTGCAAGGGCTTGCGGCTACCAACACGGGGCACCCGATGAGCCTGACGCACCATCAGTGGCTGCCCACCTCCAACACCGACTGGTCCAGCGGCACCCACATCGGACAGCAGGAGCACAAAGCCACCGTGCAGGCGACCCGGGAGGACCTGAGCAGCGGCTTCCACCACAGATCTCACCTGGTGCACCAGCAGACGCAGAGTAGCCACCATGGTTCGTGGGCGCCCACCACAACACACCACTTATCCCCGCTGTCCCCAGCATCCAACGGCCACCAGTCACTGGTCTACTCCCAGCCTGGATACACAAATCTCAACGCAATGCTGAGTCCCCAGCCCGGTTCCCTGCACCACGGTATGCGGGACCCACTCCACGACGATTCGGGCAGCCACGACAACCAGATGGAGTCGCCTCAGCAGGCGTTCAGCCACCACCAGGACCACTCGGACGAGGACGCGCCCAGCTCCGACGACCTGGAGCAGTTCGCCAAGCAGTTCAAACAGCGGCGGATCAAACTGGGCTTTACGCAGGCGGACGTGGGCTTGGCCTTGGGCACCCTGTATGGAAACGTCTTTTCTCAGACCACTATCTGCAGGTTTGAGGCgctgcagctcagcttcaagAACATGTGCAAACTTAAGCCGCTCCTAAACAAGTGGCTGGAGGAGACAGACTCAAACACTGGCAGTCCCACCAATTTGGACAAGATTGCTGCGCAGGGCAGGAAACGAAAGAAGAGGACCTCTATTGAAGTAGGGGTGAAAGGGGCGCTGGAAAATCATTTCTTAAAATGCCCAAAGCCATCTGCTCATGAAATCAGCACTTTAGCCGGCACTCTGCAGTTGGAAAAAGAGGTTGTCCGTGTTTGGTTTTGCAacagaagacaaaaagagaaaagaatgacACCAGTGGGGGTCCCTCACCCGAATATGGAGGACGTATATTCCCAAGCAGAAACCCCTCCTCTACACCGCACACTACAGAGTCCTGTGCAGTGA